A genomic region of Desulfovibrio sp. contains the following coding sequences:
- the trpB gene encoding tryptophan synthase subunit beta — protein sequence MSQHSAPYGIPDSKGFFGAYGGQFVPEPLKARLDEVAEAMKAAEADPSFQKELDYLCSHYTGRPNPVFHCANLSRHLGGAQIWLKREDLNHLGAHKINNTLGQCLLAKRMGKKRVIAETGAGQHGVATAATAALMGLECTICMGEVDMERQHLNVIRMEMLGSRVVAAKSGQRTLKEAVDEALGKWIEDPEMFYVLGSAVGPHPYPYMVRVFQSVVGREARAQMMAETGRLPDACLGCVGGGSNAIGLFAGFLDDADVRLLGVEPGGRGNSYGEHAASLCLGEPGVMHGFNSYMIKDPAGEAGEVYSISAGLDYPSVGPEHALLKDMGRAEYVSVTDKEALDAFFALSRHEGIIPALESSHALAHAMKMAPSMPVDGILLVNLSGRGDKDVAQVAEMMQKGLI from the coding sequence ATGAGCCAGCATTCCGCCCCTTACGGCATTCCTGACAGCAAGGGCTTTTTTGGGGCCTATGGCGGGCAGTTCGTACCCGAGCCTCTCAAGGCCCGTCTGGACGAAGTGGCCGAAGCCATGAAGGCCGCCGAGGCGGATCCGTCCTTCCAGAAAGAGCTGGATTATCTTTGCTCCCACTACACGGGGCGGCCCAATCCGGTATTTCACTGCGCCAACCTGAGCCGTCACCTTGGCGGTGCGCAGATATGGCTCAAGCGCGAAGACCTCAACCATCTGGGCGCGCACAAGATCAACAATACCCTTGGACAGTGCCTGCTGGCAAAACGCATGGGCAAGAAGCGCGTAATCGCAGAAACCGGCGCAGGCCAGCACGGTGTCGCCACAGCGGCCACAGCAGCCCTGATGGGGCTGGAATGCACCATCTGCATGGGTGAAGTGGATATGGAGCGCCAGCACCTCAATGTCATCCGCATGGAGATGCTCGGTTCGCGCGTGGTGGCTGCCAAGAGCGGCCAGCGTACCCTCAAGGAAGCTGTGGACGAAGCTCTGGGCAAATGGATTGAAGATCCCGAAATGTTCTATGTGCTGGGTTCTGCCGTTGGCCCGCATCCGTATCCTTATATGGTGCGCGTTTTTCAGTCTGTGGTGGGGCGCGAGGCCCGCGCCCAGATGATGGCCGAAACTGGCCGCCTGCCCGATGCCTGCCTTGGTTGCGTGGGCGGCGGCTCCAACGCCATCGGCCTGTTTGCGGGCTTTCTTGACGATGCGGACGTGCGCCTTTTGGGCGTGGAACCCGGCGGTCGTGGCAACAGCTACGGTGAGCATGCCGCATCCCTCTGCCTGGGTGAACCCGGCGTCATGCACGGTTTCAACTCCTACATGATTAAGGATCCTGCGGGCGAGGCGGGCGAAGTGTATTCCATTTCTGCCGGGCTTGATTATCCCTCTGTGGGGCCGGAACACGCCCTGCTCAAGGATATGGGCCGCGCCGAATACGTCAGCGTGACGGACAAGGAAGCCTTGGACGCATTTTTTGCCCTTTCGCGGCATGAAGGCATCATCCCGGCGCTGGAATCTTCCCACGCGCTGGCCCACGCCATGAAGATGGCCCCCAGCATGCCTGTGGACGGCATTTTGCTGGTGAACCTCTCTGGTCGTGGCGACAAGGACGTGGCCCAGGTTGCCGAAATGATGCAGAAGGGTCTGATTTAG
- a CDS encoding amino acid ABC transporter ATP-binding protein has product MTENSAAPIISINHVWKYFGSLPALQDVSLDIAPGERVVIIGPSGSGKSTLLRSINRLEQIDQGSIIVQGQDIQSDENNINEMRQNLGMVFQQFNLFPHKTVLENLTLAPRHLRKLSREEADARALSLLKKVGISDKANVYPAMLSGGQQQRVAIARALAMQPSIMLFDEPTSALDPEMVGEVLDVMVKLAEEGMTMVCVTHEMGFARTVADRLIFMDQGQIVEMGKPEMLFTAPRHPRLRQFLNQIL; this is encoded by the coding sequence ATGACGGAAAATAGCGCCGCCCCCATTATCTCCATCAATCATGTCTGGAAGTACTTTGGTTCGCTGCCTGCCTTGCAGGATGTGAGTCTGGATATTGCTCCCGGCGAACGTGTGGTTATTATCGGCCCTTCCGGCTCCGGCAAGTCCACCCTGTTGCGCTCCATCAACAGACTGGAACAGATCGACCAGGGCAGCATCATTGTTCAGGGTCAGGATATCCAGAGCGATGAGAACAACATCAACGAGATGCGTCAGAATCTGGGCATGGTTTTTCAGCAGTTCAATCTTTTTCCGCACAAGACGGTACTGGAAAACCTCACTCTTGCCCCGCGCCACCTGCGCAAGCTCTCGCGCGAAGAAGCCGATGCCCGTGCCCTGAGTCTGCTCAAAAAGGTAGGCATCAGCGACAAGGCCAACGTGTACCCTGCCATGCTTTCGGGCGGGCAGCAGCAGCGTGTTGCCATTGCGCGCGCCCTGGCCATGCAGCCCTCCATCATGCTCTTTGACGAGCCGACATCAGCCCTTGACCCCGAAATGGTGGGCGAAGTGCTGGACGTTATGGTGAAGCTGGCAGAAGAAGGCATGACAATGGTTTGTGTAACCCACGAAATGGGCTTTGCGCGCACTGTCGCCGACCGCCTCATTTTTATGGATCAAGGTCAGATTGTGGAAATGGGCAAGCCTGAAATGCTCTTCACTGCCCCCCGCCATCCGCGCTTGCGGCAGTTCCTGAACCAGATTCTGTAG
- a CDS encoding O-antigen ligase family protein — protein sequence MRERLLCALRNPSDVQWSRCLFWSFWISLASFPIGYGAREVLPVVCFIFLLLFYRYNWTESVLHRLDARPLFYCLWAMIGIGVFFSENIWTSLLHAGTGINKGFILPFIGMECVRSEKDLRRLVWACVLACFWEGLDGLHQALTGTDFIMGYALNADRLTGSLGDYTVGNYIALALIPAFSLWFILRRALSPAASALLWFATLWPAFFLLIGASSRSGALAVAASFGLWVLLRGGRGRFKIAAGSLGILLVVLLLQGRAGLGAVEGDGRWSLWHLAWQVFCEHPWLGAGAGRYNEAFRALGLAPEKDVITISHPHNLYLDMLYAHGIVGFILGMVFLLGFIWWGYKRIRPRLLAELESKSPSVYWRMTAWFWIGFGGWLVNGIFGHDFYRIWWLGLAMSHLGVMIGAVVNGLDAAPEDMAEQARQDETVAVGKTFF from the coding sequence GTGCGGGAGCGCCTGCTTTGCGCATTGCGCAATCCGTCTGATGTGCAGTGGAGCCGTTGCCTTTTCTGGTCGTTCTGGATTTCGCTGGCCTCCTTTCCCATCGGGTACGGCGCGCGTGAGGTTTTGCCAGTCGTCTGCTTTATTTTTCTATTGCTCTTTTATCGCTACAACTGGACAGAAAGCGTTTTGCACAGGCTTGATGCACGCCCGCTTTTTTATTGCCTGTGGGCCATGATCGGCATTGGCGTGTTTTTTTCCGAAAACATATGGACGTCGCTTCTCCACGCGGGCACAGGCATCAATAAAGGTTTCATTTTGCCGTTCATTGGCATGGAATGCGTGCGGAGCGAAAAAGACCTGCGCCGCCTTGTGTGGGCCTGCGTGCTGGCCTGCTTCTGGGAAGGGCTGGACGGCCTGCATCAGGCGCTGACCGGCACGGATTTCATCATGGGGTACGCTCTCAATGCGGACAGGCTCACGGGGAGCCTCGGCGATTACACTGTGGGCAACTACATAGCCCTGGCGCTTATTCCTGCCTTTTCCCTCTGGTTTATCCTGCGCCGCGCCCTCTCGCCTGCGGCTTCGGCCCTGCTGTGGTTTGCAACGCTTTGGCCCGCGTTTTTTCTGCTGATTGGCGCGAGTAGTCGTAGCGGTGCGCTGGCTGTGGCAGCTTCTTTTGGTTTGTGGGTGCTGCTGCGCGGGGGGCGTGGACGCTTCAAGATCGCCGCTGGCTCGTTGGGCATTCTGCTGGTTGTGCTCCTGCTACAAGGGCGGGCAGGGCTGGGCGCGGTGGAGGGCGATGGACGCTGGAGCCTGTGGCATCTGGCCTGGCAGGTGTTTTGCGAACATCCCTGGCTGGGGGCCGGAGCAGGTCGTTATAACGAGGCCTTCCGCGCGCTCGGCCTTGCGCCTGAAAAAGACGTTATCACCATCAGCCATCCGCACAACCTTTATCTGGATATGCTGTACGCGCATGGTATTGTTGGTTTTATCCTGGGTATGGTTTTTCTGCTGGGCTTCATCTGGTGGGGCTACAAGCGTATACGCCCGCGCCTGCTGGCAGAGCTTGAAAGCAAAAGCCCCAGCGTCTACTGGCGCATGACAGCCTGGTTCTGGATCGGTTTTGGCGGTTGGCTGGTTAACGGCATCTTTGGGCATGACTTTTACCGCATCTGGTGGCTGGGCCTTGCCATGAGCCACCTTGGGGTCATGATCGGGGCTGTGGTCAACGGTCTGGACGCCGCCCCCGAAGATATGGCCGAGCAGGCGCGGCAGGATGAAACCGTAGCGGTAGGCAAAACATTTTTTTAA
- a CDS encoding tRNA-specific 2-thiouridylase codes for MNAPHTHSPTVAVAVSGGVDSLCAVVMLHNAGFRVLALHGLFLPDGPTVAPAGLAEACAALGVPLHVADLREAFQREVLTPFAAAYAQGRTPNPCAYCNRAIKFGVLLDTALALGADKLATGHYARLVPGPDSPATAAEGENSESYPLLAAATDAAKDQSYFLSLVPRKRLSRALFPLYGQNKEQTRAIVAAAGLAVPLPSESQDICFAPPTAQAGMSAAEAYRPFLERHWQAAGTIAPGPGPVLLLDIAGNRREIARHKGLWRYTEGQRKGLGIAHTEPLFVLTKDSATNTLVVGPRALLGIRTCVTGPANIALPPHLWPDRLLVRLRHRQRPCPASVHVDNTCLRIVLGEPQFPTAPGQVAAVYDEEGRVLAAGVVEEMA; via the coding sequence ATGAACGCGCCCCATACACATAGCCCCACCGTGGCCGTTGCCGTGAGCGGCGGCGTGGACAGCCTGTGCGCAGTGGTTATGCTGCACAATGCGGGCTTTCGCGTATTGGCCCTGCACGGTCTTTTTTTGCCAGACGGCCCAACCGTTGCCCCTGCGGGGCTGGCGGAAGCCTGCGCCGCGCTTGGGGTTCCCCTGCATGTGGCCGACCTGCGCGAGGCCTTTCAGCGCGAAGTGCTGACCCCCTTTGCCGCAGCCTATGCGCAGGGCCGCACACCCAACCCTTGCGCCTACTGCAACCGGGCCATAAAATTTGGCGTGCTGCTCGACACCGCCCTGGCTCTCGGCGCGGACAAGCTTGCCACAGGACATTACGCCCGCCTTGTTCCCGGCCCGGATTCGCCAGCAACTGCGGCCGAGGGCGAAAACTCCGAATCCTATCCCCTGCTTGCCGCAGCAACGGATGCAGCCAAGGATCAGAGCTATTTTCTCAGCCTTGTGCCGCGCAAACGGCTGAGTCGCGCCCTGTTCCCGCTTTATGGGCAGAACAAGGAGCAAACCCGCGCCATTGTGGCGGCTGCCGGGCTGGCAGTTCCCCTGCCGTCAGAGAGCCAGGATATCTGTTTTGCCCCGCCCACAGCGCAGGCTGGCATGTCTGCCGCCGAGGCCTACCGGCCCTTTCTGGAGCGGCACTGGCAGGCGGCTGGCACTATCGCGCCGGGGCCGGGGCCAGTGCTCTTGCTGGACATTGCGGGCAACAGGCGCGAAATCGCCCGACACAAAGGGCTGTGGCGTTATACGGAGGGGCAGCGCAAGGGCCTTGGCATTGCCCATACTGAGCCGCTTTTTGTGCTGACCAAGGATAGCGCGACCAACACCCTTGTGGTCGGGCCGCGTGCTTTGCTGGGTATACGCACCTGCGTGACCGGGCCAGCCAACATCGCATTGCCGCCGCATCTTTGGCCTGACAGGTTGCTTGTACGTCTGCGGCATCGGCAGCGGCCATGCCCCGCGAGCGTGCACGTTGATAATACGTGCTTGCGTATAGTGCTGGGTGAACCGCAGTTTCCTACGGCTCCCGGACAGGTGGCAGCGGTTTATGACGAAGAAGGCCGCGTACTGGCTGCGGGCGTGGTTGAAGAGATGGCCTGA
- a CDS encoding FAD-dependent thymidylate synthase, producing the protein MLDEKYTGNGKVVLLAGGGKIYTDIAARFVRSERDLEEIVASPYSRQIVQNILDSGHRAALEFDFFLFGVEGYSRVTETQLVRKRLASYLIKSGRAELGGKRRYSVVYPRSVAEFSAQVTLPDGHTSTLSGHDLADISRQWYDAGLDAGLPEEDLRYLKPQATEFKAIIGMNAHALLDWFAIRCCRNAQHEIRHLAWQMLRLSRKAAPDLFAGAGPSCVQMGYCPENKRQHARCLGRVLTKEQALEVLRSHGGQQTSAEDFTDQ; encoded by the coding sequence ATGCTTGACGAAAAATACACTGGCAACGGCAAGGTTGTGCTGCTGGCAGGCGGCGGAAAAATCTATACGGATATCGCCGCCCGGTTTGTGCGCAGCGAGCGCGATCTGGAAGAAATCGTGGCCTCGCCCTACTCGCGCCAGATTGTGCAGAATATTCTCGATTCCGGCCACAGGGCCGCGCTTGAGTTCGACTTTTTTCTCTTTGGCGTTGAGGGCTATTCGCGCGTTACAGAAACCCAGCTTGTGCGCAAGCGGCTGGCCTCCTACCTCATCAAATCCGGGCGGGCAGAGCTGGGCGGCAAGCGCCGCTATTCCGTGGTGTATCCTCGCAGCGTGGCCGAATTTTCTGCGCAGGTGACCCTGCCCGATGGGCACACGTCAACCCTCAGCGGGCACGATCTGGCGGACATTTCACGCCAGTGGTATGATGCGGGCCTTGACGCGGGCCTGCCAGAAGAAGATTTGCGTTACCTGAAGCCACAGGCCACGGAATTCAAGGCCATCATCGGCATGAACGCCCACGCCCTGCTCGACTGGTTTGCCATCCGCTGCTGCCGCAACGCCCAGCACGAAATACGCCATCTTGCGTGGCAGATGCTGCGCCTCAGCCGCAAGGCTGCACCCGACCTCTTTGCAGGAGCTGGCCCAAGTTGCGTGCAGATGGGCTATTGCCCGGAAAACAAGCGCCAGCACGCCCGGTGCCTGGGCCGCGTGCTCACCAAGGAGCAGGCGCTTGAAGTGCTGCGCTCGCATGGCGGGCAGCAGACCAGCGCGGAAGACTTTACCGATCAGTAG
- the gcvPB gene encoding aminomethyl-transferring glycine dehydrogenase subunit GcvPB, producing MKTIFAKSVSGRTAYCLNSDAPKAEAMLPADLLRKKAPRLPECSELDVVRHFTQLSQLNYSVDANFYPLGSCTMKYNPKFMEYVAALPGFTHLHPMMAQLEGGADCAQGALQCLYEAENLLCELTGMKAFTFQPMAGANGEFTGVKLIAAYHKAKGRNRKKMLIPDAAHGTNPASAALAGFDAINIESRDGMVDPEAIVAAIAEHGEDVAGLMMTCPNTLGLMEVHLPRIVAELRKVDALLYYDGANMNAIMGKMRMGDVGFDVVHLNVHKTLATPHGGGGPGAGPVGVTDRLLPFMPAPRVAKHPDGRFFLDYNLPQTIGPIGPFYGSFGVVIKALAYMLRLGGEGLTRASEYAVLNANYLKKKLENVLEIPFKDRFCAHEFVASAPQGLRALDIAKALLQRGIHAPTIYFPLIVHECLMAEPTETESKETLDDYVEALQEIILTGKADPQSLQELPTNLPVRRLDETAAARQMVLTEDMG from the coding sequence GTGAAAACCATTTTCGCCAAATCCGTTTCCGGGCGCACCGCTTACTGCCTGAACAGCGACGCCCCCAAGGCAGAGGCCATGTTGCCCGCAGACCTGCTGCGCAAAAAAGCTCCCCGTCTGCCCGAATGTTCGGAACTGGACGTGGTGCGCCACTTCACCCAGCTCTCGCAGCTCAACTACAGCGTGGACGCCAATTTTTACCCCCTTGGCTCCTGCACCATGAAGTACAATCCCAAGTTCATGGAATACGTGGCCGCGCTGCCGGGCTTTACCCACCTGCATCCCATGATGGCTCAGCTTGAGGGCGGTGCCGACTGCGCCCAGGGCGCGCTGCAATGCCTGTATGAAGCCGAAAACCTGCTCTGCGAACTCACGGGCATGAAGGCCTTTACCTTCCAGCCCATGGCCGGGGCCAACGGCGAATTCACCGGCGTAAAGCTCATTGCCGCCTACCACAAGGCCAAGGGGCGCAATCGCAAAAAAATGCTCATTCCCGATGCGGCCCACGGCACTAATCCTGCCTCCGCCGCTCTTGCCGGATTTGACGCCATCAACATCGAATCGCGTGACGGCATGGTGGACCCCGAAGCCATCGTGGCGGCCATTGCCGAACACGGCGAGGATGTGGCGGGCCTCATGATGACCTGCCCCAACACCCTCGGCCTCATGGAAGTACACCTGCCCCGTATCGTGGCAGAGCTGCGCAAGGTTGATGCCCTGCTGTACTACGACGGTGCGAACATGAACGCCATCATGGGCAAAATGCGCATGGGCGATGTGGGCTTTGACGTGGTGCACCTCAACGTGCACAAAACCCTGGCCACCCCGCATGGCGGCGGCGGCCCCGGCGCTGGCCCCGTAGGCGTCACCGACCGCCTGCTGCCCTTTATGCCCGCCCCGCGCGTGGCAAAGCATCCTGACGGGCGCTTCTTCCTCGATTACAATCTGCCGCAGACCATCGGTCCCATTGGCCCCTTCTACGGCAGCTTTGGCGTGGTTATCAAAGCCCTGGCCTACATGCTGCGCCTCGGCGGCGAAGGACTCACCCGCGCATCTGAATACGCGGTGCTCAACGCCAACTACCTCAAGAAAAAGCTTGAGAACGTGCTGGAGATTCCTTTCAAGGATCGTTTCTGCGCGCACGAATTCGTGGCCTCCGCGCCGCAGGGCCTGCGCGCTCTGGATATCGCCAAAGCCTTGCTGCAACGCGGCATTCACGCGCCCACCATCTACTTCCCGCTTATCGTGCACGAGTGCCTCATGGCCGAACCCACGGAGACGGAAAGCAAGGAAACCCTGGACGATTACGTTGAAGCCCTGCAGGAGATCATCCTCACGGGCAAGGCAGATCCGCAGTCTCTTCAGGAACTGCCCACCAACCTGCCTGTGCGGCGTCTGGATGAAACCGCCGCCGCGCGTCAGATGGTGCTGACGGAAGATATGGGATAG
- a CDS encoding amino acid ABC transporter permease produces MHDKKDGSKGNIIMVTDGASIPDPREWRLINAWSIALVGALGTLFTLCTLWPEPYLRILLYLPDGILITFKITMLSICCAVPLGLLTGLGRISDNRLINLIASTYVEVIRGIPLLVQIFYIYYALSRFVQVSGVTSAVVAISFCYGAYMGEVFRAGITAINKGQTEAARSLGFNRYQTMRLVVLPQAMRTILPPVGNECIAMLKDTSLVSIMAVPDIMQRARSFVGTTYLYFETYTMVAIIYLIITLVLSKAVSIMESRLNYYDGK; encoded by the coding sequence ATGCACGATAAAAAAGATGGAAGCAAAGGCAACATCATTATGGTCACGGATGGCGCGTCCATCCCCGACCCGCGTGAATGGCGCCTGATAAACGCATGGTCTATCGCCCTTGTTGGCGCGCTCGGCACCCTGTTCACGCTCTGCACGCTCTGGCCCGAGCCATACCTGCGCATTTTGCTTTACCTGCCGGACGGCATACTGATCACATTCAAGATCACCATGCTTTCCATCTGCTGTGCGGTGCCGCTTGGCTTGCTCACAGGTCTTGGTCGCATTTCAGACAACCGCCTCATAAATCTCATCGCCTCCACCTATGTGGAAGTGATACGCGGCATCCCCCTGCTGGTGCAGATATTCTACATCTACTACGCCCTCTCGCGCTTTGTGCAGGTGAGCGGCGTAACATCTGCGGTGGTCGCCATCAGTTTTTGCTACGGCGCCTACATGGGCGAAGTGTTCCGCGCGGGCATCACGGCCATCAACAAGGGGCAGACCGAAGCTGCGCGCTCGCTGGGCTTCAACCGCTACCAGACCATGCGCCTTGTGGTGCTGCCCCAGGCCATGCGCACCATTCTGCCCCCCGTTGGCAACGAATGCATCGCCATGCTCAAGGATACCTCGCTTGTATCCATCATGGCCGTGCCGGACATCATGCAACGCGCGCGCAGCTTTGTGGGCACCACCTACCTGTATTTTGAGACCTACACCATGGTGGCAATCATTTATCTCATTATCACCCTTGTGCTCTCCAAGGCTGTGAGCATCATGGAATCCAGGCTGAACTACTATGACGGAAAATAG
- a CDS encoding NYN domain-containing protein: protein MARFTGFDEVFSALYVDFDNIYTRFLEIDPEAARAFGSVPYRWVRWIENHALRILYGEGVRRRILKRMCYLNPQRYQEYRNPFIRSAFQVVDCPPLTTRGKTSTDIHLVMDCMDDLSHSTHFDEFIILSGDADFTPLLIRLQEHARRTLVLSVGYSSPAYTAAASWRIREDWFLQQALRDERADDVDDQPIPVAPTPSIARTAHAAPPAPEKNPEDEDEGPAPGNAW from the coding sequence ATGGCCAGATTTACCGGTTTTGACGAAGTATTCAGTGCTCTTTACGTTGACTTCGACAATATTTACACCCGCTTTCTTGAGATTGACCCCGAGGCGGCCAGGGCCTTTGGCTCTGTTCCATATCGGTGGGTGCGCTGGATTGAAAACCATGCGCTGCGCATTCTGTACGGCGAAGGCGTGCGCCGCCGCATTCTCAAGCGCATGTGCTACCTGAACCCCCAGCGCTATCAGGAATACCGCAATCCCTTCATCCGCAGCGCATTTCAGGTGGTGGACTGCCCGCCGCTGACCACTCGCGGCAAAACCAGCACCGACATCCATCTTGTGATGGACTGCATGGATGACCTTTCCCACTCCACTCACTTTGACGAATTCATCATTCTTTCCGGCGATGCGGATTTTACCCCCCTGCTCATCCGTTTGCAGGAACACGCCCGCCGCACCCTGGTGCTTTCTGTGGGTTATTCTTCGCCCGCGTATACGGCTGCGGCATCCTGGCGCATCCGCGAAGACTGGTTTTTGCAGCAGGCCCTGCGCGATGAACGCGCCGATGATGTGGACGACCAGCCCATTCCTGTAGCGCCCACACCATCCATTGCCCGCACCGCGCATGCCGCGCCGCCCGCCCCCGAAAAGAATCCTGAGGATGAAGACGAAGGCCCAGCGCCCGGCAATGCGTGGTAA
- a CDS encoding basic amino acid ABC transporter substrate-binding protein, with product MIRRLLLALVAVSLLCGQAMAAEKFVVATDCTWPPMEMLDANKQPEGFDVDFIKAVAKAAGFEVDVRNIAWDGIFGGVATGQYDIVASATTITEERQKQFDFSDPYYEVAQAVVLPAGKSIKTLADLKGKKVGGQIGTTGVFVIRKAGVTVDLKEYDDVGLAIQDMLGGRLDAVICDDPVALYYVNKKADTAGKLNISFKTEEKEYYGFTVRKGRKDLVEKLNKGIKAVKASGVEAQLLQKWMGASK from the coding sequence ATGATCCGTCGTCTGTTGCTGGCCCTGGTTGCCGTTTCCCTTTTGTGCGGCCAGGCCATGGCTGCTGAAAAATTTGTTGTGGCCACCGACTGCACCTGGCCCCCCATGGAAATGCTGGACGCCAACAAGCAGCCTGAAGGTTTTGATGTGGACTTCATCAAAGCTGTCGCCAAGGCTGCCGGCTTTGAAGTTGACGTGCGCAACATCGCATGGGACGGCATTTTCGGCGGCGTAGCCACCGGACAGTACGACATCGTGGCCTCCGCCACCACGATCACTGAAGAACGCCAAAAGCAGTTTGACTTCTCTGATCCTTATTATGAAGTTGCCCAGGCTGTGGTGCTGCCCGCTGGCAAGAGCATCAAGACCCTGGCTGACCTCAAGGGCAAGAAGGTCGGCGGCCAGATCGGCACCACCGGCGTGTTCGTTATCCGCAAGGCTGGCGTGACTGTTGACCTCAAGGAATATGACGATGTGGGCCTGGCCATTCAGGACATGCTGGGCGGTCGCCTTGACGCCGTTATCTGCGATGATCCGGTCGCGCTCTACTACGTCAACAAAAAGGCCGACACCGCTGGCAAGCTGAACATTTCTTTCAAGACCGAAGAAAAGGAATACTACGGCTTTACCGTGCGCAAGGGCCGCAAGGACCTGGTGGAAAAGCTGAACAAGGGCATCAAGGCCGTGAAAGCTTCCGGCGTGGAAGCCCAGTTGCTCCAGAAGTGGATGGGCGCTTCCAAATAA
- a CDS encoding basic amino acid ABC transporter substrate-binding protein, producing the protein MFRRVILALITLALLCGPAAAAEKFIVASDCTWPPMEMLDANKQPEGFSTDYLRAMGKAAGFEVEVRNIAWDGIFGGVATGQYDIVASSVTITPEREKQFDFSAPYYEVVQAVVLPAGKSIKTLADLKGKKVGGQIGTTGIFVMRKANANAEIKEYDDVGLAIQDLVGGRLDAVICDDPVAMYYVNKKPDTAGKLNISFKADEKEYYGFTVRKGRKDLVEKLNKGIAAVKASGEDRKIAEKWLGKSN; encoded by the coding sequence ATGTTTCGCCGTGTTATTCTTGCCCTGATTACCCTTGCCCTGCTCTGCGGGCCGGCGGCTGCCGCCGAAAAATTCATTGTGGCCAGCGACTGCACATGGCCCCCCATGGAAATGCTGGACGCCAACAAGCAGCCTGAAGGCTTCTCCACCGACTACCTCCGCGCCATGGGCAAAGCCGCAGGCTTTGAGGTTGAAGTGCGCAACATCGCGTGGGACGGCATTTTTGGTGGTGTGGCCACCGGACAGTACGACATCGTGGCTTCCTCGGTGACCATTACCCCCGAGCGTGAAAAGCAGTTTGATTTCTCCGCTCCTTACTATGAAGTGGTTCAGGCCGTGGTGCTGCCCGCTGGCAAGAGCATCAAGACCCTGGCCGACCTCAAGGGCAAGAAGGTCGGCGGCCAGATCGGCACCACCGGCATCTTTGTTATGCGCAAGGCCAATGCCAACGCGGAAATCAAGGAATATGACGATGTGGGCCTGGCCATTCAGGACCTCGTGGGCGGCCGTCTTGACGCCGTTATCTGCGATGATCCGGTTGCCATGTACTATGTAAACAAAAAGCCTGACACCGCCGGCAAGCTGAACATTTCGTTCAAGGCCGACGAAAAGGAATACTATGGCTTCACCGTCCGCAAGGGTCGCAAAGACCTGGTGGAAAAGCTGAACAAGGGCATTGCCGCTGTGAAGGCTTCTGGCGAAGACCGCAAAATTGCTGAAAAGTGGCTTGGTAAATCCAACTAA